In Nocardia asteroides, a single genomic region encodes these proteins:
- a CDS encoding exonuclease SbcCD subunit D codes for MRLLHTSDWHIGRTFHGVDLLADQARSLAAVAELVAAESVEVVLLAGDVYDRAIPSADAIAVCNRGFEAIREAGARIVATSGNHDSPARLGAGAGFAAAGGLHLCTTVAACDRPVLLEDEHGTVACYGIPYLEPEITRAELEVPQARSHAEVLDAAMARIRADLAARGTPRAVVLAHAFVTGGEATGSERSIAVGGVEEVSASAFDGMDYVALGHLHSPQTLSESVRYSGSLLPYSFGERSHRKAVWIVDLDETGLAAVRRHELPEIRGLRLLSGTLDELLTDPVFDRAVDDYITAELTDPVRPMDPLRRLQSRFPYAVHVDWQRPEGDPEFRYRERVRGRSDVQIASGFVADVRDEPSQREVRLLEQALAAAVAEPDAAIESGFFE; via the coding sequence ATGCGGCTGCTGCACACCTCGGACTGGCACATCGGGCGCACCTTCCACGGCGTCGATCTGCTTGCCGATCAGGCCCGTTCGCTCGCCGCCGTCGCCGAGCTCGTCGCGGCCGAGTCGGTCGAGGTCGTGCTGCTCGCCGGCGACGTCTACGACCGCGCGATCCCCAGCGCCGACGCCATCGCCGTCTGCAACCGCGGCTTCGAGGCGATCCGCGAAGCGGGCGCCCGCATCGTGGCGACCTCGGGCAACCACGACTCCCCGGCCCGGCTCGGCGCGGGCGCCGGTTTCGCCGCGGCGGGCGGGCTGCACCTCTGCACCACCGTCGCCGCCTGCGACCGGCCGGTCCTGCTCGAGGACGAGCACGGCACCGTCGCCTGCTACGGCATCCCCTACCTGGAGCCGGAGATCACCCGCGCCGAACTCGAGGTGCCGCAGGCCCGTTCGCACGCCGAGGTGCTCGACGCCGCCATGGCCAGGATCAGGGCCGATCTGGCCGCCCGCGGCACCCCGCGCGCGGTGGTGCTCGCGCACGCCTTCGTGACCGGCGGCGAGGCCACCGGCTCCGAGCGCTCGATCGCGGTCGGCGGGGTGGAGGAGGTCTCGGCGTCCGCCTTCGACGGCATGGACTACGTGGCGCTCGGCCACCTGCACTCGCCGCAGACCCTGTCGGAGTCCGTGCGCTACTCGGGGTCGCTGCTGCCGTACTCGTTCGGCGAGCGGTCGCATCGGAAGGCCGTCTGGATCGTCGACCTGGACGAAACGGGGCTGGCGGCGGTCCGAAGGCACGAGCTGCCGGAGATCCGCGGCCTGCGGCTGCTCTCCGGCACGCTGGACGAACTGCTGACCGACCCGGTGTTCGATCGCGCCGTCGACGACTACATCACCGCGGAGCTGACCGACCCGGTTCGGCCGATGGATCCGCTGCGCAGGCTACAGAGCCGCTTCCCCTACGCGGTGCACGTGGATTGGCAACGGCCGGAGGGAGATCCGGAGTTCCGCTACCGTGAGCGGGTGCGCGGCAGGTCGGATGTGCAGATCGCGAGCGGCTTCGTCGCGGATGTGCGCGACGAGCCGTCGCAGCGCGAGGTCAGGCTGCTGGAACAGGCGCTGGCGGCGGCCGTCGCCGAGCCGGACGCCGCGATCGAGAGCGGGTTCTTCGAGTGA
- a CDS encoding 4-hydroxy-3-methylbut-2-enyl diphosphate reductase, producing MSSAISLNVGIARSAGSSGAADAKRVLLAEPRGYCAGVDRAVETVEKALEKHGAPLYVRKEIVHNRHVVETLRERGVIFVDETDEVPEGALLVFSAHGVSPAVHASAAERSLRTIDATCPLVTKVHQEAKRFARDDFDILLIGHEGHEEVEGTAGEAPDHVQLVDGPGGVDGVTVRDENKVIWLSQTTLSVDETMETVRLLRERFPLLQDPPSDDICYATSNRQTAVKAMAPECDLVIVVGSRNSSNSVRLVEVALNAGARAAYLVDYAREVDTAWLDGVRTVGITSGASVPEILVDGVIQLLAEHGFADVQPVTTANETLVFALPRELRPARR from the coding sequence ATGTCCTCGGCTATTTCCCTGAACGTCGGAATCGCGCGCTCCGCCGGTTCCTCCGGCGCCGCCGACGCGAAGCGGGTGCTGCTGGCCGAACCGCGCGGTTACTGCGCAGGCGTCGACCGCGCCGTCGAGACCGTGGAGAAGGCGCTGGAGAAGCACGGTGCGCCGCTCTACGTCCGGAAGGAGATCGTGCACAACCGGCACGTCGTGGAGACGCTGCGGGAGCGCGGCGTGATCTTCGTCGACGAGACCGACGAGGTGCCGGAGGGCGCCCTGCTGGTCTTCTCCGCGCACGGCGTCTCGCCCGCGGTGCACGCCTCGGCGGCCGAACGCAGCCTGCGCACCATCGACGCCACCTGCCCGCTGGTCACCAAGGTGCACCAGGAGGCCAAGCGCTTCGCCCGCGACGACTTCGACATCCTGCTGATCGGCCACGAGGGGCACGAGGAGGTGGAGGGCACCGCCGGTGAGGCGCCCGACCACGTCCAGCTCGTCGACGGCCCGGGCGGGGTCGACGGGGTGACCGTGCGCGACGAGAACAAGGTCATCTGGCTCTCGCAGACCACGCTCAGCGTGGACGAGACCATGGAGACGGTCCGGCTGCTGCGCGAGAGGTTCCCGCTGCTGCAGGATCCGCCGAGCGACGACATCTGCTACGCCACCTCCAACCGGCAGACCGCGGTCAAGGCGATGGCGCCGGAGTGCGACCTGGTGATCGTGGTCGGCTCGCGCAACTCGTCCAACTCGGTCCGGCTGGTCGAGGTCGCGCTGAACGCGGGCGCACGGGCCGCCTACCTGGTCGACTACGCCCGCGAGGTGGACACGGCCTGGCTGGACGGGGTCCGCACGGTCGGCATCACCTCCGGCGCCTCGGTGCCGGAGATCCTGGTCGACGGGGTGATCCAGCTGCTCGCCGAGCACGGCTTCGCCGACGTCCAGCCGGTCACCACCGCGAACGAGACGCTGGTCTTCGCCCTGCCCCGCGAGCTGCGCCCCGCCCGCCGCTAA
- a CDS encoding methylated-DNA--[protein]-cysteine S-methyltransferase, which yields MNSTADYAVVPTPIGPFTALVDADGAVLASGWTGDAEGLRGLIHPVLRPDALRERGSLGAVSEAIVAFHDGEVGVIDRVPVRQRSGPFLLHAWEVLRTVPAGAPITYTEFAAAAGRPAATRAAANACARNAAALFVPCHRILRIGGALGGFRWGLEAKRWLLAHEARAAAGSGAPELAAAVRR from the coding sequence ATGAATTCGACTGCCGACTACGCCGTGGTCCCGACGCCGATCGGGCCGTTCACCGCGCTCGTCGACGCCGACGGGGCGGTGCTGGCCAGTGGGTGGACCGGCGATGCGGAGGGGTTGCGGGGGTTGATCCACCCGGTGCTGCGGCCGGATGCGCTGCGCGAACGGGGTTCGCTCGGTGCGGTGAGCGAGGCGATCGTCGCGTTCCACGACGGGGAGGTCGGGGTGATCGACCGGGTGCCGGTGCGGCAGCGGTCGGGGCCGTTCCTGCTGCATGCCTGGGAGGTGCTGCGGACGGTGCCCGCCGGGGCGCCGATCACGTACACCGAGTTCGCCGCGGCGGCGGGGCGTCCGGCGGCCACCAGGGCGGCCGCCAATGCCTGCGCGCGGAATGCGGCGGCGCTCTTCGTTCCGTGCCATCGGATCCTGCGGATCGGCGGGGCGCTCGGCGGGTTCCGGTGGGGGCTGGAGGCGAAGCGGTGGCTGCTCGCGCACGAGGCGCGGGCGGCCGCCGGGTCCGGCGCCCCCGAGCTGGCGGCGGCCGTGCGCCGATAG
- a CDS encoding AAA family ATPase → MRLHRLEILAFGPFAQPTVIDFDVLGADGLFLLHGRTGAGKTTVLDAIAFALYGKVPGARSEGKRLHSDHAPEDVAPKVVLEATLGGQRLRITRSPEFHRPGRKTAVAAKATLTWLDGERQNLSRIQEIGDEVIRLLGMSADQFFQVVLLPQGDFARFLRADNEEREKLLEKLFDTERFGVVEQWLAERRREAGEALAAQRQQVIGLMDQIAGVTGQPRDEAPLSEAEVWAQDLLAATRAEVGSTGDRATARRAAYETARRALDREQRARTLRERAAVAHTQLDDHAAEAAHRAALRAELEAAHRADPVVAAVHEARDALETAGTRVADRDVIAARLGAAVGDPGAADIDGIELVPVDAGAVPEAADLEPALHAWLGGLGRLDERAADADAVTGLTGRLEKLASAERALHRERDELAGLRESLPGRLAAAEARLREADGAAVALPGLTDAAERCDTAVAAAIRLVECRGELVAAQTASVQAKAAHNDARAAVLHLRERRLAGMAAELATGLRAGEPCQVCGSAEHPRPAVAGAEQVSKAAEAAAAERERAAERVSDSAHALVNELERTVSTLAAHGGDADRAELEARRRAAALELADARELANGREQAAGELARLRTESERLQDRLRRCETELGATVAEQDAAGSQLEQVTARVRAAAGADGSLARRRTRLRALVQHTEELRSARAQVAAAVQLADSALARAERLANDAGFVSNGPVAEPDSGSIADRLLAAERRRAAITAQVGPAARPARWQRETATALEEAELARDRAQTVLDEPEVGAALAAEPAELTELESGLVEAQELRDQAVADHSDAQRRVAKLEQLSGQLWSELERFAPQQARFEELEGLAKLVSGRGQNNRQMSLRSYVLAARLEEVAAAASARLRRMSGGRYELVHSDRANARNRLSGLGLDIRDDYTGRVRPAKTLSGGETFMASLSLALGLADTVAAESGGIVLDTLFIDEGFGGLDADTLDAVMGVLDELRAGGRVVGIVSHVDEMRQRIPSRLHVVRGREGSSLRATVA, encoded by the coding sequence GTGAGGCTGCACCGGCTGGAGATCCTCGCGTTCGGCCCGTTCGCGCAGCCGACCGTCATCGACTTCGACGTGCTCGGCGCCGACGGCCTCTTCCTCCTGCACGGCCGGACCGGCGCGGGCAAGACCACGGTCCTCGATGCCATCGCCTTCGCGCTGTACGGCAAGGTGCCCGGCGCGCGCTCCGAGGGAAAGCGGCTGCACTCCGACCACGCCCCGGAGGACGTCGCCCCCAAGGTGGTGCTGGAGGCGACGCTGGGCGGGCAGCGCCTCCGGATCACCCGCAGCCCGGAGTTCCACCGGCCGGGCCGGAAGACCGCCGTGGCCGCCAAAGCGACGCTGACCTGGCTCGACGGTGAGCGGCAGAACCTCTCCCGGATCCAGGAGATCGGCGACGAGGTGATCCGGCTGCTCGGTATGAGCGCCGATCAGTTCTTCCAGGTGGTGCTGCTGCCGCAGGGCGATTTCGCCCGCTTCCTCCGCGCCGACAACGAAGAGCGGGAGAAGCTGCTGGAGAAGCTCTTCGACACCGAGCGCTTCGGTGTGGTCGAACAGTGGCTGGCCGAGCGGCGGCGGGAGGCGGGGGAGGCGCTGGCGGCGCAGCGGCAGCAGGTCATCGGGCTGATGGATCAGATCGCCGGTGTCACCGGGCAGCCAAGGGACGAGGCGCCGCTGAGCGAAGCCGAGGTCTGGGCGCAGGACCTGCTCGCCGCCACCCGCGCCGAGGTGGGCAGCACGGGTGACCGGGCCACCGCGCGCCGCGCCGCCTACGAGACCGCGCGGCGTGCGCTGGACCGGGAGCAGCGGGCACGCACCCTGCGCGAGCGCGCCGCCGTCGCGCACACGCAGCTGGACGATCATGCGGCGGAGGCGGCGCACCGGGCCGCCCTGCGGGCCGAGCTGGAGGCGGCGCACCGGGCCGACCCGGTCGTGGCGGCGGTACACGAGGCGCGGGACGCGCTGGAGACCGCGGGCACCCGGGTGGCCGACCGTGACGTGATCGCCGCCCGGCTCGGCGCGGCCGTCGGCGATCCGGGCGCCGCCGACATCGATGGCATCGAGCTGGTGCCGGTCGATGCCGGGGCGGTTCCCGAAGCGGCCGATCTCGAGCCCGCGTTGCACGCCTGGCTCGGTGGGCTCGGCAGACTCGACGAGCGCGCCGCCGATGCCGACGCCGTGACCGGGCTCACCGGCAGGCTGGAGAAGCTGGCCTCCGCCGAGCGCGCCCTGCATCGGGAACGGGATGAACTCGCCGGTCTCCGGGAGAGCCTGCCCGGCAGGCTGGCGGCCGCAGAGGCGCGGCTGCGCGAAGCCGACGGCGCCGCGGTCGCGCTGCCCGGGCTGACCGATGCCGCCGAGCGGTGCGACACCGCGGTGGCGGCGGCGATCCGCCTGGTCGAGTGCCGCGGCGAACTCGTCGCCGCCCAGACGGCTTCCGTGCAGGCCAAGGCCGCGCACAACGACGCCAGGGCCGCCGTACTGCACCTGCGGGAGCGGCGCCTGGCCGGAATGGCCGCCGAGCTGGCCACCGGGCTGCGCGCCGGCGAGCCCTGCCAGGTGTGCGGTTCGGCCGAGCACCCGCGGCCCGCGGTCGCCGGTGCCGAGCAGGTCTCGAAGGCCGCGGAGGCCGCCGCCGCCGAACGGGAGCGGGCCGCGGAGCGGGTGAGCGACAGTGCGCACGCGCTCGTCAACGAGCTGGAGCGGACGGTGAGCACGCTCGCCGCACACGGTGGCGACGCCGACCGGGCAGAGCTGGAGGCGCGCAGGCGCGCGGCCGCGCTCGAATTGGCGGACGCGCGGGAGCTCGCGAACGGCAGGGAGCAGGCCGCGGGCGAGCTGGCCCGGCTGCGCACCGAGTCGGAGCGGTTGCAGGACCGGCTGCGCCGCTGCGAGACCGAGCTCGGCGCCACCGTCGCCGAGCAGGACGCGGCCGGGAGCCAGCTCGAGCAGGTCACCGCGCGGGTGCGCGCCGCCGCCGGGGCGGATGGGTCGCTCGCGCGCCGTCGAACCCGGCTGCGCGCCCTGGTTCAGCACACCGAGGAGCTGCGCAGCGCCCGTGCGCAGGTGGCCGCCGCGGTGCAGCTGGCCGACTCGGCGCTGGCCCGGGCCGAGCGTCTGGCGAACGATGCGGGTTTCGTCTCGAACGGCCCCGTCGCGGAGCCGGATTCGGGCTCGATCGCGGATCGGCTGCTCGCGGCCGAGCGCCGCCGGGCAGCGATCACGGCACAGGTCGGCCCGGCTGCCAGGCCCGCGCGGTGGCAGCGGGAGACCGCCACGGCGCTGGAGGAGGCGGAGCTCGCGCGGGACCGCGCGCAGACCGTCCTCGACGAGCCGGAGGTCGGCGCCGCGCTCGCCGCCGAGCCCGCGGAGCTCACCGAGCTGGAGAGCGGGCTGGTCGAAGCGCAGGAGCTGCGCGATCAAGCCGTCGCCGACCACTCCGACGCGCAGCGCCGGGTGGCGAAGCTGGAACAGCTCAGCGGGCAGCTGTGGTCCGAGCTCGAGCGCTTCGCGCCGCAGCAGGCCCGATTCGAGGAGCTGGAAGGGCTGGCCAAGCTGGTTTCCGGGCGCGGCCAGAACAACAGGCAGATGTCGTTGCGGTCGTACGTGCTCGCGGCCCGGCTGGAGGAGGTCGCCGCGGCGGCTTCGGCGCGGCTGCGCCGGATGTCCGGCGGCCGCTACGAACTCGTGCACTCGGACCGGGCGAACGCCCGCAACCGGCTCAGCGGCCTCGGCCTCGACATCCGCGACGACTACACCGGCCGCGTCCGCCCCGCCAAGACGCTCTCCGGCGGCGAGACCTTCATGGCCTCGCTCTCCCTCGCGCTCGGCCTCGCCGACACCGTCGCCGCCGAATCGGGCGGCATCGTCCTGGACACCCTCTTCATCGACGAGGGCTTCGGCGGCCTCGACGCCGATACCCTCGACGCCGTCATGGGCGTCCTCGACGAACTGCGCGCGGGCGGGCGCGTGGTCGGCATCGTCAGCCACGTCGACGAGATGCGCCAGCGCATCCCCAGCCGCCTGCACGTCGTCCGCGGCCGCGAGGGCTCCTCCCTCCGCGCCACCGTCGCCTGA
- a CDS encoding DUF6542 domain-containing protein: MAASQRVRPRVPAAQSSVLPAVRGVSAPVAVLIAVACTIAGFLVDAAGGGSELTLVFSGAYVLGCLLAVLAVRYRGLFTTMVLPPLLLFASVPLAYQFLTAGGSTSIKDILLNLAIPLVNRFPAMLLGTVLALAVGGLRIWQRRREEASERAGAGRRGTSWGRGSSLRDTAERGKRSRSEPEDDVHDMKTELLPGPSRRSATPPAEAAPPRKPRGSSRGRAATRDREDELPRRREGAAPGRPTVRYRDRDRDDDRRKPKR, translated from the coding sequence GTGGCTGCTTCCCAACGTGTGCGACCCCGCGTGCCCGCCGCGCAGAGCTCGGTCCTGCCCGCGGTCCGTGGCGTCTCGGCACCGGTGGCGGTACTGATCGCGGTTGCCTGCACGATCGCGGGGTTTCTGGTCGATGCCGCCGGTGGCGGCAGTGAACTGACCCTGGTCTTCTCCGGGGCGTACGTGCTCGGCTGCCTGCTCGCGGTGCTCGCGGTGCGGTACCGGGGGCTCTTCACGACGATGGTGCTGCCGCCGCTGCTGCTCTTCGCCTCGGTGCCGCTGGCGTACCAGTTCCTCACCGCGGGCGGCTCGACCTCGATCAAGGACATTCTGCTCAACCTGGCGATTCCGCTGGTGAACCGGTTCCCGGCCATGCTGCTCGGCACCGTGCTCGCGCTCGCCGTCGGCGGACTCCGGATCTGGCAGCGGCGGCGCGAGGAGGCGAGCGAGCGGGCCGGTGCGGGGCGGCGGGGTACCAGCTGGGGGCGCGGGTCGTCGCTGCGCGATACCGCGGAGCGCGGGAAGCGGTCGCGGAGCGAGCCCGAGGACGACGTCCACGATATGAAGACCGAGTTGCTGCCGGGGCCGTCCCGGCGGTCGGCGACCCCGCCCGCAGAGGCGGCACCGCCGCGGAAACCGCGTGGTTCCAGCCGTGGGCGCGCCGCGACGCGCGATCGCGAGGACGAGCTCCCGCGCCGCCGCGAGGGTGCGGCGCCGGGGCGGCCGACGGTGCGCTACCGCGACCGCGACCGCGACGACGACCGGCGCAAGCCCAAGCGTTAG